In the Euzebya rosea genome, one interval contains:
- a CDS encoding ABC transporter permease gives MNPVLRRELLRRWRRPRATLVLVLFLLALSLVTWGLHEIGRRVLEGQAQWIGADAAFLRPQLGRFMVESVLATLLGLVLVAAPGFAAGQIAGERERGSLPLLQATLMTPGQIVLGKLWASTAWVGLLVVASLPLVTISTVFGGVELLDVVLGLAVVLLMGLCVGAMALGISSVAKGTTSAVVMTYALVLLLILGTGFVAILIGLVRGSPESAIIPLYANPFTALAGAVNTGEVGGILSLPSPLTPFAYLLRAGDFDNVGFGVDFDRTWHWLRGVGLLVAFAALAFLVAVRKVRLTRPTVSASIGPAREPAPTTAGHHDG, from the coding sequence GTGAACCCGGTCCTCCGCCGAGAGCTGCTGCGCCGCTGGCGCCGGCCCCGGGCCACCCTGGTGCTGGTCCTGTTCCTGCTCGCCCTGTCACTCGTCACGTGGGGGCTGCACGAGATCGGTCGCCGGGTCCTCGAGGGACAGGCGCAGTGGATCGGCGCCGACGCCGCGTTCCTGCGACCGCAGCTCGGCCGGTTCATGGTCGAGAGCGTCCTGGCCACCCTGCTCGGGCTGGTGCTCGTCGCCGCCCCCGGCTTCGCCGCCGGACAGATCGCCGGTGAACGGGAACGCGGCAGCCTGCCGCTGCTGCAGGCCACCCTGATGACGCCCGGCCAGATCGTCCTCGGCAAGCTGTGGGCCTCCACCGCCTGGGTCGGCCTGCTCGTCGTCGCGTCGCTGCCGCTGGTCACCATCAGCACCGTCTTCGGTGGCGTGGAGCTGCTGGACGTCGTGCTCGGCCTGGCCGTCGTCCTGCTGATGGGGCTGTGCGTCGGCGCGATGGCGCTGGGCATCTCCTCGGTCGCCAAGGGCACCACCTCCGCCGTCGTCATGACCTATGCCCTGGTGCTGCTGCTGATCCTCGGCACCGGCTTCGTGGCGATCCTCATCGGGCTGGTCCGGGGAAGCCCCGAGAGCGCGATCATCCCGCTGTACGCCAACCCGTTCACCGCCCTGGCGGGTGCGGTCAACACCGGTGAGGTCGGTGGGATCCTGTCCCTTCCCTCCCCCCTGACCCCCTTCGCCTACCTGCTGCGTGCCGGCGACTTCGACAACGTCGGCTTCGGGGTCGACTTCGACCGGACGTGGCACTGGCTCAGGGGTGTCGGCCTGCTCGTCGCGTTCGCCGCGCTGGCGTTCCTCGTGGCCGTCCGCAAGGTCCGCCTGACCCGACCGACCGTCTCGGCCTCGATCGGCCCCGCCCGCGAGCCCGCCCCCACGACCGCAGGGCACCACGATGGGTGA
- a CDS encoding multicopper oxidase domain-containing protein has product MSDRAEPDEVTPADGGAAGSGEPTTTGTAASGTAAGHRRVGRRQALRSLGGGSLSVLGGGMAIGAVSTHAITHAKGAQAAAPVVGSADVDHVAHSASGGYPTANPGAMSAELPVGAAAGPYGGPYAAPEDVAEDALDGVTVPPPATSTSTGEAVEVEIDVVERAHRISRSHTLQAWTYNGTVPGPIIRATEGQTIRVRFRNATGHDHNLHFHGRHSPFHDGWEPVPPGGETVYEIVAGPAGVHPYHCHTMPIDRHIARGLYGMLIVDPPGGRPPAHEVALLLSGFDLDEDGRNEVYAWNGIAGFYEKFPIKLPTAEPVRAYVVNATEFDPLASFHLHAETFDVYPAGIGDTPAFSNDVVTLGQMDRAILEFTLSERGRYMFHPHQHSIAHRGAMGWFAAI; this is encoded by the coding sequence GTGAGTGACAGGGCCGAGCCCGACGAGGTGACGCCAGCCGACGGCGGCGCGGCCGGTTCCGGCGAGCCCACCACGACCGGCACCGCCGCGTCCGGGACCGCGGCCGGCCATCGGAGGGTCGGCCGGCGACAGGCACTCCGAAGCCTCGGGGGCGGGAGCCTGTCGGTCCTCGGTGGCGGCATGGCCATCGGCGCCGTCAGCACCCACGCGATCACCCACGCGAAGGGGGCGCAGGCTGCGGCACCGGTCGTGGGGTCGGCTGATGTCGACCACGTCGCCCACTCCGCGTCCGGTGGCTACCCGACCGCCAACCCCGGCGCCATGTCGGCGGAGCTGCCGGTGGGCGCGGCCGCCGGACCGTACGGCGGGCCGTACGCCGCCCCGGAGGACGTGGCCGAGGACGCGCTCGACGGGGTGACCGTCCCCCCTCCCGCGACGTCCACCTCCACGGGCGAGGCGGTCGAGGTCGAGATCGACGTGGTCGAGCGGGCCCATCGGATCAGCCGGAGCCACACCCTCCAGGCGTGGACCTACAACGGCACGGTGCCGGGTCCGATCATCCGAGCCACCGAGGGCCAGACCATCCGCGTCCGGTTCCGCAACGCCACCGGACACGACCACAACCTGCACTTCCACGGCCGGCACTCCCCGTTCCACGACGGCTGGGAGCCCGTGCCGCCGGGTGGCGAGACCGTCTACGAGATCGTCGCGGGGCCTGCCGGCGTGCATCCCTACCACTGCCACACCATGCCGATCGACCGCCACATCGCCCGCGGGCTGTACGGGATGTTGATCGTCGACCCGCCGGGTGGACGACCACCCGCCCACGAGGTGGCGCTGCTGCTGTCGGGCTTCGACCTCGACGAGGACGGCCGCAACGAGGTGTACGCCTGGAACGGCATCGCCGGCTTCTACGAGAAGTTCCCGATCAAGCTCCCCACGGCCGAGCCCGTCCGGGCCTACGTCGTCAACGCCACCGAGTTCGACCCCCTCGCGTCGTTCCACCTGCACGCCGAGACCTTCGACGTCTACCCGGCCGGCATCGGCGACACCCCGGCGTTCTCCAACGACGTGGTCACCCTCGGCCAGATGGACCGGGCGATCCTGGAGTTCACCCTGTCCGAGCGTGGTCGCTACATGTTCCACCCGCACCAGCACTCCATCGCCCACCGCGGCGCGATGGGTTGGTTCGCCGCGATCTGA
- a CDS encoding polyprenol monophosphomannose synthase: MGDSGEPQQGNGVGVRRALVIVPTYEESATIGTVLERLFAAADEGTEVLVVDDGSADGTSEIVRSHPLAGDRVHLLERGAKLGLGSAYRDGFAWGMARDFDALVEMDADLSHDPADVPRLLAGLEDAHLVIGSRYVPGGSTHGWGVGRKVLSRFGNLYVRVVTGLPVADATAGYRAYRTSTLRAIGIDSITSEGYSFQVEGAIRTWRAGYRIAEVPVAFSEREEGQSKMHGGIVREALRRVIAWGLEGPRTPRTVREVEPWTGHPDRR; this comes from the coding sequence ATGGGAGATTCCGGGGAACCACAGCAGGGCAACGGCGTGGGTGTGCGTCGTGCGCTCGTCATCGTGCCGACCTACGAGGAGTCGGCCACGATCGGCACGGTCCTCGAGCGCCTGTTCGCGGCCGCCGACGAAGGTACCGAGGTGCTCGTCGTCGACGACGGCTCCGCCGACGGGACCAGCGAGATCGTGAGGTCCCACCCCCTGGCCGGTGACCGGGTCCACCTCCTGGAGCGCGGTGCCAAGCTCGGCCTCGGGTCGGCCTACCGCGACGGCTTCGCCTGGGGCATGGCGCGCGACTTCGATGCCCTCGTGGAGATGGACGCCGACCTGTCCCACGACCCCGCCGACGTGCCGCGCCTGCTGGCGGGGCTGGAGGACGCGCACCTCGTCATCGGGTCCCGCTACGTACCGGGCGGGTCGACGCACGGCTGGGGCGTCGGCCGCAAGGTCCTCTCGCGGTTCGGCAACCTCTACGTGCGGGTCGTGACCGGGCTGCCGGTCGCCGATGCCACCGCCGGCTACCGCGCCTACCGCACCTCCACCCTGCGGGCGATCGGCATCGACTCGATCACCTCCGAGGGCTACAGCTTCCAGGTGGAGGGGGCCATCCGCACCTGGCGGGCCGGCTACCGGATCGCGGAGGTGCCGGTCGCCTTCTCCGAGCGCGAGGAGGGGCAGTCCAAGATGCACGGCGGCATCGTCAGGGAGGCGCTGCGGCGGGTCATCGCCTGGGGCCTCGAGGGCCCGCGGACCCCCCGCACCGTCCGCGAGGTCGAACCGTGGACCGGACACCCGGACAGGCGCTGA
- a CDS encoding ABC transporter ATP-binding protein, translating to MPDTADAATGTAVADPPAIHLRGVTKRFGPTQAVAGIDLDVPAGSLVGLIGPNGAGKTTTMKSIAGLLAPDTGVVQVFGNDPIRQPGIVRRLVGWMPDFFGVYGGLSVHEYLDFFAAAYKVPKGERAQRVDDLLELVRLTDKRRTDVEGLSRGMQQRLGLARALVHDPEVLLLDEPASGLDPRARIELREILRALHGDGKTVLISSHILTELAQMCDSVVIMDSGGVVASGRTADLEASLFGGHTGVRIRLPDPAGTDAAVESARTLGAAVEHVQPGVIYLRVAGADAEVAALVRSLIGAGVDIAELTQKRQDLEELFMSLTNQRSAAPPPAAPPPAAGPAATTPPPADGSQS from the coding sequence GTGCCCGACACCGCAGATGCGGCCACGGGGACGGCTGTCGCCGACCCGCCCGCCATCCACCTCCGCGGGGTGACCAAACGGTTCGGGCCGACCCAGGCCGTCGCCGGCATCGACCTCGACGTCCCTGCGGGATCCCTGGTCGGCCTGATCGGACCCAACGGGGCCGGCAAGACCACGACCATGAAGTCGATCGCCGGGCTGCTCGCACCCGACACCGGCGTGGTGCAGGTCTTCGGCAACGACCCGATCCGGCAGCCGGGGATCGTCCGTCGCCTCGTTGGCTGGATGCCCGACTTCTTCGGCGTCTACGGCGGCCTCTCGGTCCACGAGTACCTCGACTTCTTCGCCGCCGCGTACAAGGTGCCGAAGGGCGAGCGGGCCCAGCGCGTGGACGACCTGCTCGAGCTGGTCCGCCTGACCGACAAGCGACGCACCGACGTCGAGGGGCTCAGCCGCGGCATGCAGCAACGGCTCGGACTGGCCCGCGCGCTGGTCCACGACCCCGAGGTCCTGCTGCTCGACGAACCCGCGTCGGGGCTGGACCCCCGTGCCCGCATCGAGCTGCGCGAGATCCTCCGGGCCCTCCACGGCGACGGCAAGACCGTCCTGATCAGCAGCCACATCCTGACCGAGCTCGCCCAGATGTGCGACAGCGTGGTGATCATGGACAGCGGCGGGGTCGTCGCCTCCGGCCGCACCGCCGACCTCGAGGCCAGCCTGTTCGGCGGGCACACCGGGGTGCGCATCCGCCTGCCCGACCCCGCGGGCACCGACGCCGCGGTCGAGTCCGCCCGCACGCTCGGCGCGGCCGTCGAGCACGTCCAGCCGGGGGTGATCTACCTGCGCGTCGCCGGGGCCGACGCCGAGGTCGCCGCGCTGGTCCGGTCACTGATCGGCGCCGGCGTCGACATCGCCGAGCTGACGCAGAAACGCCAGGACCTCGAGGAGCTGTTCATGTCCCTGACCAACCAGCGGAGCGCAGCCCCACCCCCGGCGGCACCACCGCCCGCCGCTGGACCGGCGGCCACCACCCCGCCACCGGCCGACGGGAGCCAGTCGTGA
- a CDS encoding methyltransferase domain-containing protein, with amino-acid sequence MTVERPPQDPAALLHRRRRILASLDLEMGRGLEIGPLYQPVALKEECDVRYVDVHRTPGLREYYAAHPGTPIDEIVEVDFPLVVGDRTRSLAEATAVAGPFDWVVASHVIEHVPDLIGWLADIADVLVDGGRLSLAIPDRRYSFDARRPATTVGQMLLAHQHGDTRPSVRAVFDHHHEAVTVDARAAWDGRPGRETTMFPLETAHHMAVRAMTEDTYMDCHVWLFTPRSLVRQLQVLARMGYLDFTVAHVDPTAVDTLEFFAVLERMPRDLDPAERARLVEEGFVLPADHVRPEPEPDPRFVTSEITHREQALLDTKRRISNRLKGLLSRR; translated from the coding sequence GTGACCGTCGAACGCCCGCCCCAGGACCCTGCCGCCCTCCTCCACCGTCGTCGGCGGATCCTTGCCTCCCTGGACCTCGAGATGGGCCGCGGGCTGGAGATCGGGCCGCTGTACCAGCCGGTGGCGCTGAAGGAGGAGTGCGACGTCCGCTACGTCGACGTTCACCGCACACCAGGGCTGCGCGAGTACTACGCCGCCCATCCCGGGACGCCGATCGACGAGATCGTCGAGGTCGACTTCCCCCTCGTCGTGGGTGACCGCACCCGGTCGCTCGCCGAGGCCACCGCCGTGGCCGGCCCGTTCGACTGGGTCGTCGCCTCCCACGTCATCGAACACGTCCCCGACCTGATCGGCTGGCTGGCCGACATCGCCGACGTGCTGGTCGACGGCGGTCGGCTGTCGCTGGCCATCCCCGACCGGCGGTACTCCTTCGACGCCCGACGACCCGCGACGACCGTCGGGCAGATGTTGCTGGCCCACCAGCACGGTGACACCCGCCCGTCGGTCCGCGCGGTGTTCGACCACCACCACGAGGCGGTCACCGTCGACGCCCGGGCGGCATGGGACGGTCGACCCGGCCGCGAGACGACGATGTTCCCGCTGGAGACCGCGCACCACATGGCCGTGCGAGCCATGACCGAGGACACCTACATGGACTGCCACGTGTGGCTGTTCACCCCGCGCAGCCTGGTCCGCCAGCTGCAGGTCCTCGCCCGCATGGGCTACCTCGACTTCACCGTCGCCCACGTCGACCCGACGGCCGTGGACACCCTGGAGTTCTTCGCCGTGCTCGAGCGCATGCCCCGTGACCTCGACCCGGCCGAGCGGGCCCGCTTGGTCGAGGAGGGGTTCGTGCTGCCGGCCGACCACGTCCGTCCCGAACCCGAGCCCGACCCGCGGTTCGTCACGAGCGAGATCACCCACCGGGAGCAGGCGCTGCTGGACACCAAGCGGCGGATCAGCAACCGCCTCAAGGGACTGCTCAGCCGTCGGTGA